From one Brachypodium distachyon strain Bd21 chromosome 4, Brachypodium_distachyon_v3.0, whole genome shotgun sequence genomic stretch:
- the LOC100834538 gene encoding uncharacterized protein LOC100834538 yields MDVTFETTQGRRFEIEIWFLSTVRRMKEYVREEAGIPVESQRLFFNNSELEDDLDTQHYAIAHGSHVLIVLPDSAAPSPGAAAIDKQQINQAAAEMDQDDPPEGEGTEVRDRAVIRQPPAANPVAAAAKVVLCGGAGNKQQGQQIGRMSVEVKWGGRSATVEVGEADAVKELRAELDGQLLQLPEDGGYFFIYKQNVMEEDRTLRWHDVRSGDTIEIFNGRVTGGA; encoded by the coding sequence ATGGACGTGACGTTCGAGACGACGCAGGGGCGGCGGTTCGAAATCGAGATCTGGTTCCTGTCGACGGTGCGGCGGATGAAGGAGTACGTGCGCGAGGAGGCCGGGATCCCCGTGGAGTCGCAGCGGCTCTTCTTCAACAACTCGGAGCTCGAGGACGACCTCGACACGCAGCACTACGCCATCGCCCACGGTTCCCACGTCCTCATCGTCCTCCCCGactccgccgccccctcccccggcgccgccgccatcgacaAGCAGCAGATCAATCAGGCCGCCGCGGAGATGGATCAGGACGACCCGCCGGAGGGGGAAGGGACGGAGGTCCGCGACCGCGCCGTGATCCGCCAACCGCCGGCGGCGAatccggtggcggcggcggccaaggtCGTCCTGTGCGGCGGTGCAGGTAACAAGCAGCAGGGGCAGCAGATTGGGAGGATGTCGGTGGAGGTGAAGTGGGGCGGGAGGAGCGCGAcggtggaggtgggggaggCGGACGCCGTGAAGGAGCTGCGGGCGGAGCTGGACgggcagctgctgcagctcccCGAGGACGGCGGTTACTTCTTCATCTACAAGCAGAACGTCATGGAGGAGGACCGCACGCTGCGGTGGCACGACGTCAGGAGCGGCGACACCATCGAGATCTTCAACGGCAGGGTCACCGGAGGCGCTTGA
- the LOC100834838 gene encoding protein WVD2-like 7, with protein MGAETDLSPPPPPLEPTASLEPEILTRDDRSWKADMMSALGESVSFGRFLAEPLEWGKWSAFEHKRYIEEAAGQSRPGSVAQKKAFFEDHYAKKRKSEADDADHAGCDEEDVEVDPHDPADGGVAASSADSSCMTDGEEETRGVDPDAPDRGGGVDAAGPVEALQELKAETDGVGSSCSLVDTDDQSHEKDDVPQVAEAREGLQLHGHYGMVAAVDSVEKQPLQESSIVNQGITDSVKKRRLPMPSFFHKPTECSSPPSSGKKTSMRKRSMLRSAKENSSPPPSTDSTKQPETSVPHKRSTLDSMHMSMNFRRCETGNATSRSRNLGSTIASRISQLEYASRPVKDTHPKVSQFGPTRKGLCRGMPEIVSRTSQLDEQRSSDVSVMGVKEKLFGSTSPPVHRKTNIITEKMGKANNEPELKELRQGICFKAPHFCRKNKEPKDSSQQSAQEITHLPNNDHLLNDASNPHRMGKGSAKDKHTCCFPLRRLC; from the exons ATGGGAGCCGAGACGGAcctctccccgccgccgccgccgctggagccGACGGCGTCGCTCGAGCCGGAGATCCTCACCCGCGACGACCGG AGCTGGAAGGCGGACATGATGTCGGCGCTGGGGGAGTCGGTGTCGTTCGGGCGGTTCCTCGCCGAGCCGCTCGAGTGGGGGAAGTGGTCGGCGTTCGAGCACAAGCGGTAcatcgaggaggcggcggggcagtCGCGCCCGGGCTCCGTCGCGCAGAAGAAGGCCTTCTTCGAGGACCACTACGCCAAGAAGCGCAAGAGCGAGGCCGACGACGCCGATCACGCTGGCTGTGACGAGGAGGACGTGGAGGTCGATCCTCATGAcccggcggacggcggcgttGCGGCCTCGTCGGCGGACTCGTCGTGTATGAcggacggggaggaggagacgcgcGGGGTCGATCCGGATGCTCCggatcgcggcggcggtgtcgaTGCTGCTGGGCCCGTGGAAGCGTTACAGGAGCTGAAGGCCGAGACGGACGGTGTTGGTTCGTCCTGCAGTTTGGTTGACACGGATGATCAATCCCACGAAAAGGATGATGTGCCGCAAGTTGCTGAAGCCAGAGAAGGGTTACAATTGCACGGTCATTATGGTATGGTGGCTGCTGTTGATTCCGTTGAGAAGCAACCGTTACAG GAGAGTTCTATTGTGAATCAGGGTATAACAGATTCTGTCAAGAAGAGGAGGCTTCCGATGCCGTCGTTTTTTCACAAGCCCACGGAATGCAGCTCTCCCCCATCATCAGGGAAGAAAACGTCGATGAGAAAGCGGTCAATGCTGCGTTCAGCAAAGGAGAACAGCTCACCACCTCCTAGCACTGACAGCACCAAGCAACCCGAAACTTCAGTCCCACATAAGAGATCTACACTGGACTCTATGCATATGTCTATGAACTTCAGGAGATGTGAAACGGGCAATGCCACCTCAAGATCAAGAAACCTTGGCTCCACAATTGCTTCCAGGATCAGTCAGTTGGAATATGCAAGTAGACCAGTGAAAGATACTCATCCTAAAGTGAGCCAATTCGGGCCAACAAGAAAG GGATTGTGTAGAGGCATGCCAGAAATAGTTTCGAGAACATCTCAGCTAGATGAACAAAG GTCTTCAGATGTCAGTGTGATGGGAGTCAAAGAAAAGTTGTTTGGTTCAACTTCGCCACCGGTGCATCGGAAAACCAATATAATTACCGAAAAGATG GGAAAAGCCAACAATGAACCTGAGTTGAAAGAATTGCGTCAAGGCATTTGTTTCAAGGCCCCACATTTCTGTCGGAAAAATAAAGAACCGAAGGATTCAAGTCAGCAG AGTGCACAAGAGATCACACATTTGCCGAACAACGACCATCTGCTGAATGATGCTAGTAATCCACACCGAATGGGCAAAGGATCCGCGAAGGACAAACACACATGTTGTTTCCCCCTCAGAAGGCTGTGTTAA
- the LOC104585154 gene encoding GDSL esterase/lipase At2g24560-like: protein MAPALRETAAKQEAKKKAMATAAIVFGDSIVDPGNNNDLFTLSKANHLPYGKDLAGHIPTGRFSNGLIPSDFLGTRRLNLKQLLPPYLGVAPDSTPSPRGAQRIGFVGLPPIGSLPCQRTFAGGLVRRCVPDRNRAAQLYNSKAQELMAMLQGKEPGGVLRHRFMLRL from the exons ATGGCGCCGGCTCTGCGCGAGACGGCGGCGAAGCaggaggcgaagaagaaggcgatggcgacggcggcgatcGTGTTCGGGGACTCCATCGTGGACCCCGGCAACAACAACGACCTCTTCACGCTGAGCAAGGCCAACCACCTGCCCTACGGCAAGGACTTGGCCGGCCACATCCCCACCGGACGCTTCTCCAACGGACTCATTCCCTCCGACTTCCTCGGTACGCGC CGGCTTAACCTGAAGCAACTCCTTCCTCCGTACCTTGGCGTGGCTCCGGATTCGACCCCCTCACCCCGGGGAGCCCAGCGGATCGGCTTCGTGGGCCTCCCGCCCATCGGGTCCTTGCCTTGCCAGCGCACGTTCGCGGGAGGCCTGGTCCGGCGCTGCGTCCCGGACCGGAACCGGGCGGCCCAGCTCTACAACTCCAAGGCCCAGGAGCTCATGGCCATGCTGCAGGGGAAGGAGCCCGGGGGGGTGCTGCGGCACCGG TTCATGCTGCGTCTCTGA
- the LOC100840676 gene encoding senescence-specific cysteine protease SAG39 produces the protein MIMAIPKVFLLAVVLGCICLCSTVLSARELGDAAMVERHEQWMAQHGRVYKDGAEKARRFEAFRNNVVFIESFNAAGNRRKFWLGVNQFTDLTNDEFRATKTNKGFIKRNAAAVNKASPTGTFRYSNVSADALPAAVDWRAKGAVTPIKNQGQCGCCWAFSAVAATEGIVQLSTGKLVPLSEQELVDCDANGADHGCEGGEMDDAFEFIIKNGGLTSETNYPYTAQDGQCKAKNTINSVATIKGYEDVPANDEASLMKAVAAQPVSVAVDGGDMVFQHYAGGVLSGSCGTSLDHGIVAVGYGAADDGTKFWLMKNSWGTTWGEDGYIRMEKDVADAGGMCGLAMQPSYPTE, from the exons ATGATCATGGCCATCCCAAAGGTTTTTCTCCTTGCCGTCGTCCTAGGCTGCATCTGCCTGTGCAGCACTGTCCTATCAGCTCGGGAGCTCGGCGACGCGGCCATGGTGGAGCGGCACGAGCAGTGGATGGCGCAGCACGGCCGTGTCTACAAGGATGGCGCCGAGAAGGCGCGGCGGTTCGAGGCGTTCAGGAACAACGTCGTCTTCATCGAGTCGTTCAACGCCGCCGGGAACCGCCGCAAGTTCTGGCTCGGCGTCAACCAGTTCACCGACCTTACCAACGACGAGTTCAGGGCGACCAAGACCAACAAGGGCTTCATCAAACGGAATGCTGCCGCCGTTAATAAGGCGTCTCCAACTGGGACGTTCAGGTACAGCAATGTCAGCGCCGATGCACTTCCTGCCGCCGTCGATTGGAGGGCCAAGGGCGCCGTCACTCCCATAAAAAACCAAGGACAATGTG GATGCTGCTGGGCGTTCTCGGCCGTGGCTGCAACGGAAGGCATCGTGCAGCTGAGCACGGGCAAGCTGGTCCCGCTGTCGGAGCAAGAGCTCGTCGACTGCGACGCCAACGGCGCGGACCACGGGTGCGAAGGCGGCGAGATGGACGACGCCTTCGAGTTCATCATCAAGAACGGCGGCCTCACCAGCGAGACCAACTACCCATACACGGCACAAGACGGGCAATGCAAGGCCAAGAACACAATCAACAGCGTTGCCACCATTAAGGGCTACGAGGACGTGCCGGCCAACGACGAGGCTTCGCTCATGAAAGCCGTGGCCGCGCAGCCGGTGTCGGTGGCCGTGGACGGAGGGGACATGGTGTTCCAGCACTACGCTGGCGGCGTGTTGTCTGGGTCCTGTGGGACTAGCTTGGACCATGGGATCGTGGCTGTGGGGTATGGAGCGGCGGACGATGGGACTAAGTTTTGGTTGATGAAGAACTCGTGGGGCACGACGTGGGGTGAGGACGGCTACATCAGGATGGAGAAGGATGTTGCTGACGCCGGTGGTATGTGTGGCTTGGCCATGCAGCCTTCCTACCCCACCGAGTAG